A region of the Methanobrevibacter ruminantium M1 genome:
AGAATTAGTCTAAAAGACTAAAAATAAAAAATAAATAAAATTAAGCAGAATTATTCTGAACCATAATCAATTTACCCGTAGACGGATCCTTATAAACCTTACCCATCTCAGTATAACCTTGACCTGTTGCATTGCTTGTATCTGGAGTCTCATTCAAGATTTGACCCTCTTGAACCTCAGTCATCTCCTGATTCATAGCATCCATGACCTGCTGCTTTTCCTCTTGAGTGAGCTGCTCATTAAAGAGCACGCTTTGCATGTTCCATGCAAGCACAAGGAAAACAAGCAGGCCTACAGCAATAACCAACATTGCATCTACAAGGTTGGCGGTTCCTGCCATAGGATCTTCTTCCTCACTTTCAAAACGTCTATTGCAACGACGACGAGCCATATAATCACCAATTTAGTTGAAATTATTGATATT
Encoded here:
- a CDS encoding DUF2149 domain-containing protein, which produces MARRRCNRRFESEEEDPMAGTANLVDAMLVIAVGLLVFLVLAWNMQSVLFNEQLTQEEKQQVMDAMNQEMTEVQEGQILNETPDTSNATGQGYTEMGKVYKDPSTGKLIMVQNNSA